A window of Synechococcus sp. MEDNS5 contains these coding sequences:
- a CDS encoding calcium/sodium antiporter yields MPPFLSAFLEVLIGIALLFGGGEFFVQGAVTLSLIFGIPQLVIGLTVVSLGTSAPELFVSLSSVTQGFDALAVSNVVGSNIFNVMVVLGSSALVTPLRVESRLVRRDVPLLIAVSAAVWGMASAGRVTWQAGLALLLALVINSVWEIRTAREEPDDVGEAEPEVNPDQGKRGVTRALGLLLIGILLLGVGSRVLVHGASAAAAFLGVSQAVIGLTIVSAGTSMPELITSLVAAVKGRTDLAIGNVVGSNLLNQLLVLGASAVAAAGGAGLQVSPLLIQRDLPVMVLAALACLPIFWTRGRITRLEGGILVALYVFYVIDQVLPRTLPTWQDEFRIVMLCLVLPAVIVVISVQAGLYWRQLKRKQKQRDLPSR; encoded by the coding sequence ATGCCTCCGTTTCTGTCAGCATTTCTGGAAGTTCTGATCGGAATCGCCCTGCTCTTCGGTGGAGGTGAGTTCTTCGTGCAGGGTGCGGTGACCCTGTCGCTGATCTTCGGCATTCCCCAGCTGGTGATTGGACTCACAGTCGTGTCATTGGGCACCAGTGCACCGGAATTATTCGTGAGCTTGAGCTCGGTGACACAGGGATTTGACGCCCTTGCCGTGAGCAACGTTGTGGGCAGCAACATTTTTAATGTGATGGTGGTGCTGGGCAGCAGTGCCCTGGTGACGCCTCTTCGGGTGGAGAGCCGACTTGTGCGAAGGGATGTCCCCCTCCTGATTGCCGTCTCGGCTGCAGTTTGGGGAATGGCCTCAGCAGGACGAGTGACCTGGCAGGCGGGGCTCGCTCTGCTTCTGGCACTGGTGATCAATTCGGTCTGGGAAATCCGCACGGCACGGGAAGAACCCGATGATGTGGGTGAGGCCGAACCCGAAGTGAATCCGGATCAGGGCAAACGCGGCGTCACCCGTGCCCTGGGTCTGCTACTGATCGGGATCCTCCTCCTTGGCGTTGGATCACGTGTTCTGGTGCATGGAGCCAGTGCGGCGGCCGCATTTTTGGGAGTGAGTCAGGCCGTGATCGGGCTGACCATCGTGTCGGCAGGCACCTCCATGCCGGAGCTGATCACCTCACTGGTCGCAGCCGTGAAGGGGAGAACGGATCTGGCGATCGGTAATGTGGTGGGGAGCAATCTGCTCAATCAGCTGTTGGTGCTGGGTGCCAGTGCCGTGGCTGCCGCCGGTGGAGCAGGGCTGCAGGTCAGCCCACTCTTGATTCAGCGGGATCTGCCGGTGATGGTGTTGGCCGCCCTGGCCTGCCTTCCGATTTTCTGGACCCGAGGCCGAATCACCCGTCTGGAAGGGGGGATTCTGGTGGCGCTGTACGTCTTTTATGTGATCGACCAGGTGCTCCCACGCACCTTGCCCACCTGGCAGGACGAATTCCGAATCGTGATGCTGTGTCTGGTCCTGCCTGCCGTCATTGTCGTGATAAGCGTTCAG
- a CDS encoding SulP family inorganic anion transporter produces the protein MFLNHISTRNIPGDFFGGLTAAVVALPMALAFGVASGAGAAAGLWGAVIIGLMASLFGGTPTLISEPTGPMTVVFTAVILSFTSQIPDRGTALAMAFTVVVLAGVFQILFGFFRLGRYITMMPYTVISGFMSGIGVILVILQLAPFLGQNSPSGGVIGTLSSLPELAAGIQPLELGLAVITLLILWLTPEQWKRFCPPQLLALVIGTLLSLTVFGAVELRRIGTFTAEFPTFQVPTFSTDQIRLMVVNGAVLGMLGCIDALLTSVVADSLTRTEHDSNKELIGQGLGNVMSGLFGGLPGAGATMGTVVNIQAGGRSALSGIFRSLILMLVILLAAPWASRIPLAVLAGIALKVGFDIIDWSFLKRAHHLSIKAACITYGVIALTVLVDLIWAVFIGVFVANVLTIERMTALQAKGVKTITTTDDDVELPEQEQALLDQASGRLLLFQLTGPMIFGVAKTISREHNAIEDCDAVLFDLSEVSHLGVTASLALENAIKEAVEVGRSVYLVVIAGSATRTRLEKLKLLELLPEHHVSEDREEILRRAVGELPVLQEV, from the coding sequence GTGTTTCTGAATCACATCAGCACCCGCAACATCCCTGGGGACTTCTTCGGAGGACTGACGGCTGCTGTGGTGGCTCTCCCCATGGCACTGGCCTTCGGCGTGGCCTCCGGGGCGGGCGCTGCTGCTGGTTTATGGGGCGCCGTGATCATCGGCTTGATGGCCTCCCTGTTCGGGGGGACTCCCACACTGATCTCCGAGCCCACAGGTCCGATGACGGTGGTGTTCACCGCTGTGATCCTGAGCTTCACGAGCCAGATTCCTGATCGGGGAACCGCTCTGGCAATGGCCTTCACCGTGGTGGTTCTGGCGGGTGTGTTCCAGATCCTGTTCGGATTCTTCCGACTAGGGCGGTACATCACGATGATGCCCTACACCGTGATTTCCGGGTTCATGTCCGGAATCGGAGTGATCCTGGTGATTCTTCAGCTCGCTCCTTTTCTCGGACAGAACAGTCCGAGTGGGGGCGTGATCGGAACACTGAGCAGTCTTCCTGAGCTCGCGGCAGGGATTCAGCCGCTTGAGCTCGGACTCGCTGTGATCACACTGCTGATTCTCTGGTTAACTCCTGAACAGTGGAAGCGATTCTGCCCTCCCCAGCTGCTGGCACTGGTGATCGGCACGTTGCTGTCGTTAACGGTCTTCGGAGCTGTGGAACTCCGTCGAATCGGGACCTTCACCGCTGAGTTCCCCACCTTTCAGGTTCCGACGTTCTCCACCGATCAGATCCGCCTGATGGTGGTGAACGGTGCGGTTCTGGGCATGCTCGGCTGTATCGATGCACTGCTTACCTCTGTTGTGGCTGACAGCCTCACCCGCACAGAGCACGACTCCAATAAAGAATTGATTGGTCAAGGGCTTGGCAATGTGATGTCTGGGCTTTTCGGTGGCCTCCCGGGCGCTGGCGCAACGATGGGGACCGTTGTGAATATTCAGGCCGGTGGACGATCTGCCCTCTCGGGCATCTTTCGTTCATTGATTCTGATGCTGGTGATCCTGCTTGCGGCCCCATGGGCCTCTCGGATCCCGTTGGCCGTTCTCGCGGGCATCGCCCTCAAGGTCGGTTTCGACATCATCGACTGGAGCTTTCTCAAGCGGGCGCATCATCTATCCATCAAGGCAGCCTGCATCACTTATGGCGTGATCGCCCTCACTGTTTTGGTTGATTTGATCTGGGCTGTGTTCATTGGGGTTTTCGTGGCGAATGTGCTCACGATCGAGCGGATGACAGCACTTCAGGCCAAGGGGGTGAAGACCATCACCACGACCGATGATGACGTTGAACTTCCAGAGCAGGAGCAGGCCTTACTCGATCAGGCCTCAGGGCGCCTTTTGCTCTTCCAGCTCACCGGCCCGATGATTTTTGGTGTCGCCAAGACGATCAGTCGTGAACACAACGCCATCGAAGACTGCGACGCTGTTCTGTTTGACCTGAGCGAAGTCTCCCACCTGGGAGTGACGGCATCATTGGCGTTGGAGAATGCCATCAAGGAGGCTGTGGAAGTCGGCCGTTCTGTTTACCTTGTGGTTATTGCCGGGTCAGCCACACGCACCCGTCTCGAGAAGCTGAAGCTTCTTGAGCTTCTTCCCGAGCACCACGTGAGCGAGGATCGCGAAGAGATTCTCCGCCGAGCAGTCGGCGAGCTTCCCGTTCTTCAGGAGGTCTGA
- the pyrC gene encoding dihydroorotase, with protein sequence MQDSPSRLVLRRPDDWHVHLRDGAMLRAVAPATARVFARAIVMPNLKPPVTTVDQASAYRDRILKAVSEDTRFQPLMTAYLTDHLDPFELERGFTEGVFTAAKLYPANATTNSAAGVSDLSKITKLLERMEAIDMPLLIHGEVTDADVDVFDREAAFIETHLIPLRERYPALRIVLEHITTEQAVDFIRSASLAGDSRIAATITPHHLHLNRNAMFMGGLRSDFYCLPVVKRECHRRALVKAATSGLPCFFLGTDSAPHPRSGKESACGCAGIFNAVHALESYAAVFEQEGALEHLQGFASEHGPRFYGLPLNQENLTLVKRAQTVPRRLESTPSIQLRDAGLEASEWPVLFHAGETLSWSVQVDRQAQTN encoded by the coding sequence TTGCAGGACAGTCCCAGCCGTCTGGTGCTTCGCCGTCCTGACGATTGGCATGTGCACCTTCGGGATGGAGCCATGCTCAGAGCTGTTGCTCCTGCGACAGCCAGGGTGTTTGCCAGGGCGATTGTGATGCCCAACCTGAAACCACCCGTGACCACGGTGGATCAGGCGAGCGCTTACCGGGACAGAATTCTGAAGGCAGTTTCAGAGGACACGCGGTTCCAGCCGCTGATGACGGCCTATCTCACCGATCACCTGGATCCTTTCGAGCTTGAGCGTGGTTTCACTGAGGGCGTGTTCACCGCAGCCAAGCTCTACCCAGCCAATGCCACGACCAATTCAGCTGCTGGTGTGAGCGATCTCTCCAAGATCACCAAGCTGCTGGAGCGAATGGAGGCCATCGACATGCCTCTGCTCATCCATGGCGAGGTCACCGATGCTGATGTGGATGTGTTTGATCGGGAAGCAGCATTCATCGAAACCCATCTGATCCCCCTGCGCGAGCGTTATCCAGCTTTGCGCATCGTGCTGGAGCACATCACCACGGAGCAGGCGGTCGATTTCATCCGCAGCGCAAGCCTCGCCGGTGATTCCCGCATCGCAGCCACCATCACCCCGCACCATCTGCATCTCAACCGCAACGCGATGTTCATGGGTGGCCTACGCAGCGACTTCTATTGCCTTCCGGTTGTGAAAAGGGAGTGCCACCGACGCGCTTTGGTGAAGGCGGCAACCAGTGGTCTGCCCTGTTTCTTCCTCGGTACCGATTCAGCTCCCCATCCCCGTTCCGGCAAGGAATCAGCCTGCGGATGTGCCGGCATCTTCAATGCGGTGCATGCGCTTGAAAGCTATGCCGCTGTCTTCGAGCAGGAGGGGGCTCTTGAGCATCTTCAGGGGTTTGCCAGTGAGCATGGGCCCAGGTTCTACGGTCTTCCCCTGAATCAGGAAAACCTCACACTTGTGAAACGGGCACAGACCGTTCCCAGGCGCCTCGAGTCGACACCATCGATACAGCTCAGAGATGCTGGGCTCGAAGCCAGTGAATGGCCGGTTCTGTTCCATGCCGGTGAAACTTTGAGCTGGTCGGTGCAAGTCGATAGGCAAGCGCAGACGAACTGA
- a CDS encoding cupin domain-containing protein has product MGDPQIQTPDAEQYWHLWTDAEGMSRHQLCTISEFKLGRLGPRNSPQFSRDLIKDGNAFVTYLPVGWTADWHENPDPKWIYILRGAWAVTSMDGQRVVMKAGEYSYGGDQGCVMTSDGRFGHLSEQVGDEPCVQLVIQRNDDAWRNLPPGSFS; this is encoded by the coding sequence ATGGGCGACCCCCAGATCCAGACTCCTGACGCAGAGCAGTATTGGCATCTCTGGACGGATGCTGAGGGCATGAGTCGTCATCAGCTCTGCACCATCAGTGAGTTCAAGCTCGGCCGGCTCGGACCTCGGAACTCACCGCAGTTCTCACGCGATCTGATCAAGGACGGCAATGCGTTCGTGACGTATCTGCCCGTGGGTTGGACAGCTGATTGGCATGAAAACCCTGACCCCAAGTGGATCTACATCCTGCGCGGAGCCTGGGCTGTCACCAGCATGGATGGTCAGCGGGTTGTGATGAAAGCTGGTGAGTACTCCTATGGGGGGGATCAGGGCTGCGTGATGACATCCGATGGCCGTTTTGGCCATCTGTCTGAACAGGTTGGCGATGAACCTTGCGTGCAGCTGGTGATCCAGCGCAATGACGATGCCTGGCGCAATCTCCCTCCAGGGTCATTCAGCTGA
- a CDS encoding SMP-30/gluconolactonase/LRE family protein, which yields MAAMNVYRSDFVETRLEELDPRFSSLVLFNAQLERLFDGCRWLEGPVWLGDQQRLLVSDIPNDRILAWDEVHGLSVFRHSAGFPNGQTRDRQGRLLTCSHRDRAVLRTEHNGRVTLLVDSHQGKSLNTPNDVVVKRDGTIWFSDPVYGLVNDYEGGRRSSLQAPVVYRFDPADGSLQAMTTPDEVSGPNGLAFSPDESLLYVVDTGAPDDPVADRLIHVFDVVEGGRQLEGRRDFHRVNNGNADGIRVDEVGNVWSSAGNGVHCIAPDGTLLGRIATPHLVSNLCFGGVHGNRLFLCSWDTVYSIHVNTRGLQHPALP from the coding sequence ATGGCTGCGATGAACGTTTATCGAAGCGATTTCGTTGAAACAAGGCTTGAGGAGCTGGATCCTCGATTCAGTTCTCTGGTCTTGTTCAATGCCCAGTTGGAACGTCTGTTTGATGGTTGCCGATGGCTTGAAGGTCCTGTGTGGCTTGGTGATCAGCAGCGACTTTTGGTTTCCGATATCCCCAACGACCGAATTCTTGCTTGGGATGAGGTGCATGGATTGAGCGTGTTCCGCCACAGTGCAGGATTCCCGAATGGTCAGACGCGGGATCGTCAAGGACGTTTGCTGACATGCAGCCACCGCGATCGTGCCGTGTTGCGAACCGAGCACAACGGCAGAGTGACGTTGTTGGTGGACTCCCATCAGGGAAAGTCTCTCAATACACCCAATGATGTGGTGGTGAAACGGGACGGCACCATCTGGTTTAGTGATCCGGTGTATGGGCTTGTCAATGATTACGAGGGCGGTCGGCGGTCTTCGTTGCAAGCTCCTGTGGTTTACCGCTTTGACCCAGCGGATGGCTCATTGCAAGCCATGACCACCCCAGATGAAGTGTCTGGTCCGAATGGTCTGGCCTTTTCGCCGGATGAGTCCCTGTTGTACGTCGTCGATACCGGAGCCCCGGACGATCCCGTTGCCGATCGACTGATTCACGTGTTTGATGTTGTTGAGGGTGGCCGGCAACTCGAAGGACGACGGGATTTCCACCGGGTGAATAACGGCAATGCCGATGGCATTCGTGTGGATGAGGTCGGCAATGTCTGGAGCAGCGCAGGCAATGGTGTGCACTGCATCGCTCCCGACGGAACTCTGCTGGGACGCATTGCCACGCCGCACCTCGTCAGCAATCTCTGTTTTGGCGGTGTTCATGGCAACCGACTGTTTCTGTGCAGTTGGGACACCGTGTATTCCATCCACGTCAACACCAGGGGCCTTCAGCACCCAGCCCTGCCCTGA
- a CDS encoding Nif11-like leader peptide family natural product precursor encodes MTSNPQLEAFLSKVKGDADLLKQFHSAACLNDIAAMGAGMGFQFTGVDILLHQASATLKLSADALEALAAGVELEGHLWKMAIQWT; translated from the coding sequence ATGACCAGTAATCCTCAACTTGAAGCGTTTCTCAGCAAGGTGAAAGGTGATGCCGACCTGCTGAAACAGTTCCACTCCGCCGCATGCCTTAATGACATCGCTGCCATGGGGGCTGGGATGGGCTTTCAATTCACAGGCGTCGACATTCTTTTGCATCAGGCCTCAGCCACGCTGAAGCTCTCTGCGGATGCCTTAGAGGCCCTGGCTGCAGGTGTGGAATTGGAAGGGCATCTCTGGAAGATGGCCATTCAGTGGACCTGA
- a CDS encoding heme-binding protein, translating into MQMIPCLDLADAEAIVSSALQAAERSASQVSIAVVDGAGLLIRFSRVDGASAASVEAATAKARTSALTGNDSAAAEQAIASGRLALLSLQGVLHQPCALMAGGLVLRSQGVVVGAIGVSGMTPDQDTAIARAGVDCFALRAQDCSS; encoded by the coding sequence ATGCAGATGATTCCTTGCCTGGACCTCGCTGATGCCGAGGCGATTGTCTCCTCCGCGCTCCAGGCGGCTGAACGCTCTGCGTCGCAGGTGTCGATTGCAGTGGTGGATGGGGCTGGACTGCTGATCCGTTTCAGTCGGGTCGATGGCGCATCAGCGGCGAGCGTTGAAGCGGCCACAGCCAAAGCGCGGACGTCGGCTTTGACAGGAAACGACAGCGCCGCTGCCGAGCAGGCCATCGCATCCGGGCGTCTGGCCTTGCTCTCGCTGCAGGGGGTTCTCCACCAGCCTTGCGCTCTGATGGCTGGTGGTCTTGTGCTGCGCTCCCAGGGAGTTGTGGTGGGGGCGATTGGCGTGTCCGGGATGACTCCTGATCAGGACACGGCCATCGCTCGCGCCGGTGTGGACTGTTTTGCGCTCAGAGCCCAGGACTGCTCATCATGA
- a CDS encoding SDR family NAD(P)-dependent oxidoreductase, whose amino-acid sequence MTSLCLRDKVIVVTGGNSGIGKSIVEAVGGLGAKVVIDYRSHPERTEELIEEIGELGGQAIGVQADVAKLDDLQRLIDTAVKTFGKIDVMVNNAGIETRTSILDTTPEDYDKVMNVNLRGVFFATQFAAKQMIAQGSGGRIINISSVHEDWPMPDNTPYCVAKGGVRMLTRTAGVELAGKGVSIVNVGPGAVATPINDSTINNPELLAKLNAAIPMGRMAQPEEIASVVAFLASNGASYMTATSVFADGGIMMSSPGL is encoded by the coding sequence ATGACATCCCTTTGTCTTCGCGACAAAGTGATCGTTGTCACCGGCGGCAATTCCGGAATCGGCAAGTCGATCGTTGAGGCGGTTGGCGGCCTGGGCGCGAAAGTAGTGATCGATTACCGCTCTCATCCCGAACGCACCGAAGAGCTGATCGAAGAAATCGGCGAGCTGGGCGGTCAAGCCATTGGTGTTCAGGCCGACGTGGCCAAGCTGGATGATCTTCAACGGCTGATCGACACTGCGGTGAAAACGTTCGGGAAGATCGACGTGATGGTGAACAACGCGGGAATCGAAACCCGCACCTCGATCCTCGACACCACTCCGGAGGACTACGACAAAGTGATGAATGTGAACCTCCGTGGCGTGTTCTTCGCCACACAGTTCGCAGCCAAACAAATGATCGCCCAAGGCAGCGGCGGCAGGATCATCAACATCTCATCGGTTCACGAGGACTGGCCGATGCCCGACAACACGCCCTACTGCGTGGCCAAAGGCGGAGTGCGCATGCTCACCCGCACCGCCGGGGTGGAACTGGCCGGTAAGGGAGTCTCGATTGTGAATGTGGGTCCTGGAGCCGTGGCCACGCCAATCAACGACTCCACGATCAACAATCCTGAGCTTTTGGCCAAGCTCAATGCAGCGATTCCCATGGGGCGCATGGCTCAGCCTGAAGAAATCGCCTCCGTGGTGGCATTTCTGGCCAGCAATGGAGCCAGCTACATGACCGCCACCAGCGTGTTTGCTGACGGCGGCATCATGATGAGCAGTCCTGGGCTCTGA
- a CDS encoding VOC family protein, with translation MTDSIRPMPAVEGVAFSLPDPHALDPLFSTLGVTDHGSTMLDGAALQRRFGINEGQATVHHHRLGSERLDTITFAGCPPARSLQPGPANTLWFQHVAIVVSDMNRAAACLMPMVTPISESPQWLPNGVAAWKFRNAAGHAMELLWFPPELGHPRWHQSDPPLFQGLDHTAIAISDSDLSLAFYSCDLRLKLRYATLNQGLEQERLDGLMDARVAIHGVSGSSPCGVEFLRYLHPEPCQPTAASLQPQDALYAQILVRDPDAGHGRLVSDPDGHRLWIES, from the coding sequence ATGACTGACTCCATCCGACCTATGCCTGCGGTGGAAGGAGTGGCGTTCTCTCTACCAGATCCGCATGCTCTTGATCCGCTGTTCAGCACCCTGGGCGTGACTGACCACGGCAGCACCATGCTCGATGGGGCAGCGCTTCAACGTCGGTTTGGCATCAATGAAGGACAGGCAACCGTGCATCACCATCGTCTCGGCTCGGAGCGTCTTGACACCATCACGTTCGCGGGGTGTCCTCCCGCAAGGTCGTTACAACCTGGGCCTGCCAATACCTTGTGGTTTCAGCACGTGGCCATTGTGGTGAGTGACATGAACCGTGCGGCTGCCTGTTTGATGCCGATGGTGACGCCCATCTCCGAGTCCCCCCAGTGGCTCCCCAACGGAGTGGCGGCATGGAAGTTCAGGAACGCGGCCGGCCACGCCATGGAACTGTTGTGGTTTCCCCCCGAACTGGGCCATCCCCGTTGGCATCAGTCTGATCCTCCGCTTTTTCAAGGGCTTGATCACACAGCGATCGCCATCAGTGACAGCGACCTCAGCCTTGCGTTCTATAGCTGTGATCTGAGGCTCAAGCTGCGTTACGCCACGCTCAATCAGGGGCTTGAACAGGAGCGATTGGATGGATTAATGGATGCCAGGGTTGCGATTCACGGCGTGAGTGGCTCCAGCCCCTGTGGGGTGGAGTTCCTTCGTTATCTCCACCCGGAGCCTTGCCAGCCAACAGCGGCTTCCCTGCAGCCTCAGGATGCGTTGTACGCGCAAATCCTTGTTCGCGATCCGGATGCTGGTCATGGCCGATTGGTGAGTGATCCTGATGGTCATCGACTCTGGATCGAGTCTTAA
- a CDS encoding DoxX family protein, which translates to MDLISLILPAAPTGPAVGGLLLLRVFTGVVFIRHGWPKLSNLSIWAAAMKTPAWLCFLSAFSMWAGGIALIIGLLTPLAALAIAVSMLYAVVLEIKNGFPFIAPDPFQIPEGDYVGPMGVGDPPSWEKAAMYVVMCAVLITAGAGPFSVDLAIVAPKVQALLG; encoded by the coding sequence TTGGATCTCATCTCTCTGATTCTCCCCGCTGCGCCCACCGGACCCGCTGTTGGTGGGTTGCTTTTGCTGCGTGTGTTCACTGGGGTGGTGTTCATTCGCCACGGCTGGCCAAAGTTAAGCAACCTCAGCATCTGGGCTGCAGCCATGAAAACTCCGGCATGGCTCTGCTTCCTCTCGGCTTTTTCGATGTGGGCCGGAGGGATTGCTTTGATCATCGGCCTTCTCACGCCGCTCGCCGCCTTGGCGATCGCTGTTTCGATGCTTTATGCCGTGGTGTTGGAGATCAAGAATGGATTTCCCTTCATTGCCCCAGATCCCTTTCAGATTCCTGAGGGTGATTATGTAGGACCCATGGGTGTGGGCGACCCTCCGAGTTGGGAAAAAGCCGCCATGTATGTGGTGATGTGCGCAGTGCTGATCACCGCCGGAGCTGGTCCTTTCAGTGTGGACCTGGCGATCGTTGCACCCAAAGTGCAGGCACTGCTGGGCTAG
- a CDS encoding GMC oxidoreductase: MDFATCSAQRQTPMEPKGDHFNVVIIGSGAGGGSLARALADSGHSILILERGGWLPREPQNWDPVEVFQKDRYVSTDPWLDKNGKEFQPGSHYFVGGASKMYGAAHFRLRERDFESVIHVDGESPEWPLKYDVFEPYYRKAEEWYHVHGERGEDPTEPPASSPYPYAPISHEPRMQKLVTDLRSAGLHPFHAPTGVAMNELDPAFSACVRCNRCDGFPCLVHAKGDAEVMGVRPALDHDNVFLLTEAEVCKLKTDASGREITEVVVNHRGEERRFRGDIVVISAGAANSARLLLMSANDAHPKGLANSSEQVGRNYMFHNCKAVVALAHEPNTTIFQKTVAVNDWYFGDNAFDYPMGNVQMTGKTNGAMIKGYKPRLTALAPTWSMDRIAEHSLDFWLQTEDLPRPENRVTVDANGQIKLSYTMTNNRASQELINRLEGLLDKLYLQNHLAERQVYFASSMDIAAVGHQMGTCRFGTDPTKSVLDLNCRTHEVDNLYVVDTSFFPSSSAVNPSLTAIANAIRVGDHLKERLG; this comes from the coding sequence ATGGATTTTGCCACCTGCTCCGCGCAGCGTCAGACGCCGATGGAGCCCAAAGGCGATCACTTCAACGTGGTGATCATCGGCAGTGGTGCTGGTGGCGGTTCTCTAGCGCGGGCCCTGGCCGATTCAGGCCATTCGATTCTGATCCTGGAGCGAGGTGGCTGGCTGCCCCGAGAACCTCAGAACTGGGACCCTGTGGAAGTTTTTCAGAAGGATCGCTACGTCTCAACCGATCCCTGGCTCGACAAGAACGGAAAAGAATTTCAACCCGGAAGTCATTACTTCGTCGGTGGTGCCTCAAAGATGTACGGAGCGGCCCACTTCCGCCTTCGGGAGCGGGATTTTGAATCAGTGATTCACGTTGATGGTGAGTCACCGGAATGGCCCCTCAAATACGACGTCTTCGAGCCCTACTACCGCAAAGCCGAAGAGTGGTATCACGTGCATGGCGAGCGAGGTGAAGATCCCACCGAGCCACCGGCGTCCTCGCCTTACCCCTACGCACCGATCAGCCACGAGCCGCGGATGCAGAAACTGGTGACTGATCTGCGCTCCGCTGGTCTTCATCCCTTCCATGCACCAACCGGCGTGGCCATGAATGAGCTGGACCCAGCCTTCAGCGCCTGTGTGCGATGCAACCGCTGCGACGGTTTCCCCTGTCTCGTGCACGCCAAAGGCGACGCCGAAGTGATGGGTGTGCGTCCAGCCCTGGATCACGACAACGTTTTTCTGCTGACCGAAGCGGAAGTCTGCAAGCTCAAGACCGACGCCAGCGGACGTGAGATCACCGAAGTTGTTGTGAATCACCGTGGTGAAGAGCGCCGCTTCCGCGGAGACATTGTGGTGATTTCAGCTGGAGCGGCGAACTCTGCCCGACTGTTGCTGATGTCAGCCAATGATGCCCACCCCAAGGGACTGGCCAACAGCTCCGAACAGGTGGGAAGGAATTATATGTTCCACAACTGCAAGGCCGTTGTAGCCCTCGCCCATGAACCAAACACCACAATCTTCCAGAAGACTGTTGCGGTGAACGACTGGTATTTCGGTGATAACGCCTTCGACTACCCGATGGGCAATGTGCAGATGACCGGCAAGACGAACGGAGCCATGATCAAGGGTTACAAGCCTCGTTTAACGGCTCTCGCTCCCACCTGGAGCATGGATCGTATCGCTGAGCATTCGCTTGATTTCTGGCTGCAAACGGAAGACCTGCCGCGCCCCGAGAATCGGGTCACCGTGGATGCCAACGGCCAGATCAAGCTGAGCTACACCATGACCAACAACCGGGCATCCCAGGAGCTGATCAACAGGCTGGAAGGTCTTCTCGACAAGCTTTACCTGCAGAACCACCTGGCTGAGCGTCAGGTGTACTTCGCCTCATCTATGGATATCGCGGCTGTCGGTCACCAGATGGGGACCTGCCGCTTCGGCACAGATCCCACCAAATCAGTGCTGGATCTCAACTGCCGCACCCATGAAGTGGACAATCTTTATGTTGTGGATACAAGTTTCTTCCCCAGCAGCTCGGCAGTGAATCCATCACTCACCGCGATTGCCAATGCCATCCGCGTGGGGGATCACCTCAAGGAACGGCTGGGCTAA